A portion of the Pseudarthrobacter defluvii genome contains these proteins:
- the miaA gene encoding tRNA (adenosine(37)-N6)-dimethylallyltransferase MiaA translates to MAAPPVIAVVGPTGSGKSDLAVSLALELDGEVINADAMQFYRGMDIGTAKITPAERRGVPHHLLDILDVTQEASVSDFQQQARAAIADIHARGKRAILAGGSGLYVRAALDVLEFPGTDPAVRARLEAEHAEVGTQELLARLKSVDPVSAERVSDARRIIRALEVHELTGRPFSSFMPRREYCQPAIQVGLGVDREVLRERLAARVHRMVAAGLPEEVRRLDALGLRQGKTASRALGYSQFLRVIDGTSTVEDAAEETIVATRQFARRQLTWFRADPRIMWLDWQDPELVGKAAELGR, encoded by the coding sequence GTGGCTGCCCCGCCCGTCATCGCCGTCGTCGGTCCCACCGGCTCCGGCAAGTCCGACCTTGCCGTCAGCCTTGCCCTGGAACTGGACGGCGAGGTTATCAACGCCGACGCCATGCAGTTCTACCGCGGCATGGACATCGGCACGGCCAAGATCACGCCGGCTGAGCGCAGAGGCGTTCCGCACCATCTCCTGGACATCCTGGACGTGACCCAGGAGGCCAGCGTCTCCGACTTCCAGCAACAGGCCCGGGCGGCCATCGCGGACATCCACGCCCGCGGCAAGCGCGCCATTCTGGCCGGGGGCTCGGGGCTGTACGTGCGCGCCGCCCTCGACGTCCTGGAGTTCCCGGGCACCGACCCCGCCGTGCGCGCCCGCCTGGAGGCAGAGCACGCCGAGGTCGGCACCCAGGAGCTCCTGGCCCGGCTGAAGAGCGTGGATCCAGTCTCCGCGGAAAGGGTCTCCGACGCCCGGCGGATCATCCGCGCGCTGGAGGTACATGAACTCACCGGGCGGCCTTTCAGTTCCTTCATGCCCCGCCGGGAGTACTGCCAGCCTGCCATCCAGGTTGGCCTTGGCGTAGACCGGGAGGTACTTCGTGAGCGCCTGGCAGCACGGGTTCACCGCATGGTGGCCGCCGGCCTGCCCGAGGAGGTCCGGCGGCTCGACGCTTTGGGCCTGCGGCAGGGCAAGACCGCCTCCCGCGCACTGGGCTACTCGCAGTTCCTGCGGGTCATTGATGGCACCTCCACCGTCGAGGATGCCGCGGAGGAAACCATCGTGGCCACCCGGCAGTTCGCCCGGCGGCAGCTGACCTGGTTCCGCGCCGATCCCCGCATCATGTGGCTGGACTGGCAGGATCCGGAGCTCGTGGGCAAGGCAGCGGAGCTGGGCAGATAG
- the hflX gene encoding GTPase HflX — protein MTSQPNTGSDPAAQDMSPQEIQAVIDRILAKDVPAKNVSTPRGEGSGDGKAVLGRAQAISRLDEEHSTYDGDQQDLEERRALRRRAGLSTELEDVTEVEYRQLRLERVVLAGLWSEGTLADAENSLRELAALAETAGSEVLDGLVQRRDKPDPGTFLGSGKAQELKDIVMSTGADTVVVDAELAPSQRRALEDIVKVKVIDRTALILDIFAQHAKSREGKAQVELAQLEYLLPRLRGWGESMSRQAGGQVGGAAAGMGSRGPGETKIELDRRRIRTRMAKLRREIAAMKPARETKRANRRRNEVPSVAIAGYTNAGKSSLLNRLTDAGVLVENALFATLDPTVRKAETADGLGYTLADTVGFVRSLPTQLVEAFRSTLEEVADADLILHVVDVSHPDPEGQIAAVRKVFSEVDARKVPEIIVLNKADAADPFVVERLRQREPRHVVVSARTGEGIPELLKVISESIPRPSVKMQLLIPYDRGDLISKLHESDAEILSMDHVEAGTRAAVMVREGLASELEPFTVND, from the coding sequence ATGACCAGCCAGCCCAACACCGGTTCCGATCCAGCCGCCCAGGACATGAGTCCGCAGGAAATCCAGGCTGTTATCGACCGGATCCTCGCCAAGGACGTACCGGCCAAGAATGTCAGCACGCCCCGGGGTGAGGGCAGCGGTGATGGAAAAGCGGTGCTTGGCAGGGCCCAGGCTATTTCCCGCCTCGACGAAGAACATTCAACGTACGACGGCGACCAGCAGGACCTTGAGGAACGTCGCGCGCTGCGCCGCAGGGCCGGCCTGTCCACCGAACTGGAAGACGTCACCGAAGTCGAATACCGCCAGCTGCGCCTTGAGCGGGTGGTCCTTGCCGGTCTCTGGTCCGAGGGAACCCTTGCCGACGCCGAAAACTCGCTGCGTGAGCTGGCCGCCCTCGCCGAGACCGCGGGTTCGGAAGTCCTCGACGGGCTGGTGCAGCGCCGCGACAAGCCGGACCCCGGAACCTTCCTGGGCTCGGGCAAGGCACAGGAACTCAAGGACATCGTGATGTCCACGGGAGCGGATACCGTGGTGGTGGACGCCGAACTGGCACCTTCGCAGCGGCGTGCTCTTGAAGACATCGTCAAGGTCAAGGTCATCGACCGGACTGCCCTGATCCTGGATATCTTCGCCCAGCACGCCAAGAGCCGCGAGGGCAAGGCGCAGGTGGAACTCGCCCAGCTGGAATACCTGCTTCCGCGCCTGCGCGGCTGGGGTGAGTCGATGTCCCGCCAGGCCGGTGGCCAGGTCGGTGGCGCCGCCGCCGGCATGGGCTCCCGTGGCCCCGGTGAAACCAAGATCGAACTGGACCGGCGCCGCATCCGTACCCGCATGGCCAAGCTGCGGCGTGAAATCGCCGCGATGAAGCCCGCGCGCGAAACCAAGCGGGCCAACCGCCGTCGTAATGAAGTGCCCTCCGTGGCCATCGCCGGATACACCAACGCCGGCAAGTCCTCCCTGCTCAACCGCCTCACCGACGCCGGGGTCCTCGTGGAGAACGCGCTGTTTGCCACGCTGGATCCCACGGTCCGCAAGGCGGAAACCGCCGACGGCCTGGGCTACACCCTGGCCGATACCGTGGGATTCGTCCGTTCGCTGCCAACCCAGCTGGTGGAGGCTTTCCGCTCCACGCTCGAGGAAGTGGCGGACGCGGACCTGATCCTGCACGTGGTGGACGTCTCGCACCCCGATCCGGAAGGCCAGATTGCTGCCGTCCGGAAGGTCTTCAGCGAAGTCGACGCCCGGAAGGTGCCGGAGATCATCGTGCTGAACAAGGCTGACGCCGCCGACCCCTTCGTGGTGGAGCGGCTGAGGCAGCGCGAACCGCGCCATGTGGTGGTCTCAGCCCGCACGGGCGAAGGGATCCCGGAACTGCTGAAAGTCATCAGCGAATCCATTCCCCGGCCGTCGGTGAAGATGCAGCTGCTCATCCCGTACGACCGCGGCGACCTGATCAGCAAGCTTCACGAGTCCGACGCCGAGATCCTCAGCATGGACCACGTGGAGGCCGGCACCAGGGCTGCCGTCATGGTCCGGGAGGGCCTGGCGTCCGAACTGGAACCCTTCACCGTCAATGACTGA
- the miaB gene encoding tRNA (N6-isopentenyl adenosine(37)-C2)-methylthiotransferase MiaB, protein MSLTIPSPQSDATPSVEAGAVPQSGALPPRTYQVRTFGCQMNVHDSERMAGMLEDAGYVPAEGDHADVVVFNTCAVRENADNKLYGNLGILAPVKAANPGMQIAVGGCLAQKDRETILKKAPWVDAVFGTHNVGALPALLDRARHNNEAQLEILESLDVFPSTLPTKRDSVYSGWVSISVGCNNTCTFCIVPALRGKEKDRRPGDILAEIQALVDDGAIEVTLLGQNVNSYGVEFGDRQAFSKLLRACGEIEGLERVRFTSPHPAAFTDDVIDAMAETHNVMPQLHMPLQSGSDRILKAMKRSYRSTKFLGILDKVRERIPHAAISTDIIVGFPGETEEDFQATLDIVEKSRFATAFTFQYSKRPGTPAAELPDQLPKAVVQERFERLTALQDRIAAEENRKQLGRRLEVMVTAQSGRKSEETHRLSGRSQDQRLVHFSVPEGAPTPRPGDLVTVTITEAAAFHLVSDPTLEDYSLRRSRAGDAWDRSQADSCGAPAPGSAPGQKGVALGMPSLPLRTR, encoded by the coding sequence GTGAGTTTGACCATTCCTTCCCCCCAATCCGACGCCACCCCTTCCGTCGAAGCCGGGGCTGTTCCGCAATCCGGTGCCCTGCCGCCGCGCACCTACCAGGTCCGCACCTTCGGCTGCCAGATGAACGTCCATGATTCGGAGCGGATGGCGGGCATGCTCGAGGACGCCGGCTACGTCCCGGCGGAAGGCGACCATGCCGACGTCGTGGTGTTCAACACGTGCGCGGTTCGGGAAAACGCCGACAACAAGCTCTATGGGAACCTCGGCATTCTTGCCCCGGTCAAGGCAGCCAACCCGGGCATGCAGATCGCCGTGGGCGGATGCCTTGCCCAGAAGGACCGCGAAACCATCCTGAAAAAGGCGCCATGGGTGGACGCGGTTTTTGGCACCCATAACGTCGGCGCCCTGCCGGCCCTCCTGGACCGGGCGCGGCACAACAACGAGGCCCAGCTGGAGATCCTCGAATCCCTGGACGTCTTCCCGTCCACACTGCCAACCAAGCGGGACTCGGTCTACTCCGGCTGGGTGTCCATCTCCGTGGGTTGCAACAACACCTGCACCTTCTGCATCGTGCCGGCGCTCCGCGGGAAGGAAAAAGACCGGCGCCCCGGGGACATCCTCGCTGAAATCCAGGCGCTGGTGGACGACGGCGCCATCGAGGTGACCCTGCTCGGCCAGAACGTCAACTCCTACGGTGTGGAGTTCGGCGACCGCCAGGCCTTCTCCAAGCTGCTGCGCGCCTGCGGTGAGATCGAGGGCCTTGAACGGGTCCGCTTCACCAGCCCGCACCCGGCGGCCTTCACCGACGACGTCATCGACGCCATGGCTGAGACGCACAACGTCATGCCGCAGTTGCACATGCCGCTGCAGTCCGGCTCGGACCGCATCCTCAAAGCCATGAAGCGCTCCTACCGGTCCACGAAGTTCCTGGGCATCCTGGACAAGGTCCGGGAGAGGATCCCGCACGCCGCCATCTCCACGGACATCATCGTGGGGTTCCCCGGCGAAACTGAAGAGGACTTCCAGGCGACGCTGGACATTGTGGAAAAGTCGCGGTTCGCAACGGCCTTTACGTTCCAGTATTCAAAACGCCCCGGAACCCCCGCCGCCGAGCTCCCCGACCAGCTGCCCAAGGCCGTGGTCCAGGAGCGCTTTGAACGGCTCACCGCCCTGCAGGACCGCATCGCCGCGGAGGAGAACCGGAAGCAGCTGGGCCGGAGGCTCGAGGTCATGGTCACCGCGCAGTCCGGCCGGAAATCGGAGGAGACCCACAGGTTGTCCGGCCGCTCCCAGGACCAGCGGCTGGTGCACTTCTCGGTTCCCGAGGGCGCACCCACCCCCCGACCGGGGGACTTGGTCACCGTCACCATCACCGAGGCCGCCGCCTTCCACCTGGTGTCCGATCCAACGCTCGAGGACTACAGCCTGCGCCGGTCACGGGCAGGGGACGCCTGGGACAGGTCGCAGGCAGACTCCTGCGGAGCGCCCGCTCCCGGTTCCGCGCCAGGACAAAAGGGCGTCGCCCTCGGCATGCCCTCGCTGCCGCTGCGCACCCGCTGA
- the dapF gene encoding diaminopimelate epimerase, which yields MNATPAETTGPALRTLSGLRFSKGHGTGNDFVLVADPDGTHAIGADQAAALCDRHRGIGGDGLIRAVPSRFLPEGRELLAGAPNAEWFMDYRNADGSLSEMCGNGVRVFVHFLRTQGLIDLPDGGSLTIGTRGGVKTVVRTGDGYAVDMGPWEFIFPGEASAKAMDSLVTADGLEVARPALSVSMGNPHTVVALAELSELAGTRLFTAPKVDPVPANGTNVEFVVPAEPLVHDGVGSVTMRVHERGVGETQSCGTGACAAAVAIRHWAGAEAPDAWRVHVPGGVVGVKFFAGPGGHEHVELSGPAVIVASGTLS from the coding sequence ATGAATGCAACCCCCGCAGAAACCACCGGACCCGCCCTGCGCACACTGAGCGGGCTCCGCTTTTCCAAGGGGCACGGCACCGGCAACGACTTCGTCCTGGTAGCCGATCCCGACGGCACGCACGCCATTGGTGCGGACCAGGCCGCTGCGCTCTGCGACCGCCACCGCGGCATCGGGGGGGATGGCCTGATCAGGGCCGTGCCTTCCCGGTTCCTGCCCGAAGGCCGTGAACTGCTGGCCGGTGCCCCGAACGCCGAATGGTTCATGGACTACCGCAACGCGGACGGCTCATTGTCCGAAATGTGCGGCAACGGGGTGCGGGTGTTCGTCCACTTCCTGCGCACCCAGGGCCTGATCGACCTGCCCGACGGCGGCTCGCTCACCATTGGCACGCGCGGCGGGGTGAAGACCGTGGTCCGCACCGGCGACGGCTATGCGGTGGACATGGGGCCGTGGGAGTTCATTTTCCCCGGCGAGGCAAGTGCCAAGGCCATGGATTCACTGGTCACCGCCGACGGGCTGGAAGTTGCCCGGCCTGCGCTCTCCGTGAGCATGGGGAATCCGCACACAGTGGTGGCCCTCGCCGAACTTTCCGAACTGGCCGGCACCCGGCTCTTCACCGCGCCCAAGGTGGACCCCGTGCCGGCGAACGGGACCAACGTGGAGTTCGTGGTTCCCGCGGAGCCGCTGGTCCATGACGGCGTAGGTTCGGTGACCATGAGGGTGCATGAGCGCGGGGTGGGGGAGACGCAGTCCTGCGGAACGGGAGCCTGTGCTGCCGCCGTCGCCATCCGGCACTGGGCCGGAGCGGAAGCCCCGGATGCCTGGCGGGTCCACGTTCCCGGGGGCGTGGTGGGCGTGAAGTTCTTCGCCGGTCCCGGCGGCCACGAGCATGTCGAACTCAGCGGCCCCGCCGTCATTGTGGCGAGCGGGACGCTCTCGTAA
- a CDS encoding class I SAM-dependent methyltransferase, translating into MESAHYFSTSPAGPFTRKPLKVELAGKPRSLHTSTGIFSPDGIDKGTAVLLAEVPDPNPQGNLLDIGCGWGPVALTMALLAPGSKVYAVDVNERCIALTNENAAALGLSNVVASTPQEVDPGVRFDTIWSNPPIRIGKDELHALLKLWLPRLADGGTAWLVVQKNLGSDSLQRWLAAELDDSFTVTRESTSKSFRILKVTRASRSPQ; encoded by the coding sequence ATGGAGTCAGCACACTATTTCAGCACGTCCCCCGCCGGCCCCTTCACCCGTAAGCCACTCAAGGTGGAGTTGGCGGGCAAGCCGCGCAGCCTCCACACCTCCACCGGCATCTTCAGTCCGGATGGGATCGACAAAGGCACTGCCGTGCTTCTGGCCGAGGTTCCTGATCCGAACCCCCAAGGCAACCTCCTGGACATCGGCTGCGGCTGGGGTCCCGTTGCGCTGACCATGGCCCTGCTGGCCCCCGGGTCCAAGGTCTACGCCGTGGACGTCAATGAACGCTGTATCGCCCTGACCAACGAAAACGCCGCCGCGCTGGGACTGTCCAACGTCGTTGCCAGCACGCCCCAGGAGGTGGACCCGGGCGTACGCTTCGACACCATCTGGTCCAACCCGCCGATCCGGATCGGCAAGGACGAGCTGCACGCCCTGCTCAAGCTCTGGCTGCCGCGCCTGGCCGACGGCGGGACGGCATGGCTGGTGGTGCAGAAGAACCTGGGTTCGGATTCGCTTCAGCGCTGGCTGGCTGCGGAACTGGATGATTCGTTCACCGTGACCCGGGAGTCAACGTCCAAGTCCTTCCGGATCCTGAAGGTTACGAGAGCGTCCCGCTCGCCACAATGA